The Zalophus californianus isolate mZalCal1 chromosome 8, mZalCal1.pri.v2, whole genome shotgun sequence genome has a segment encoding these proteins:
- the FBXO48 gene encoding F-box only protein 48 — protein sequence MQKNSKRNNNSRLSGIELNSVDAEKEKKESQNNFVELLPPEVTFKIFSQLDIRSLCRASVTCRSWNNTVRNSDSLWKPHCLTLRAVCQREIDDDLESGYSWRVILLRNYQKSKVKHEWLSGRYSNICSPLSLPEKIMYPMDVDTWGEILEAELER from the exons ATGCAGAAAAACTCCAAGAGGAACAATAATTCAAGACTTTCTGGCATAGAATTGAATTCTGTGGatgctgagaaggaaaaaaaagagagtcaaAATAACTTTGTTGAACTGCTGCCTCCAgaagttacttttaaaattttcagtcaGCTAGACATTCGGAGTTTGTGCAGGGCTTCAGTAACCTGCAGGAGCTGGAATAACACAGTAAGAAACAGTGACTCCTTGTGGAAACCTCATTGCTTGACTCTAAGAGCTGTGTGCCAAAGAGAAATAGACGATGATCTAGAAAGTGGATATTCCTGGAGA GTAATACTATTGAGGAATTACCAGAAGAGTAAAGTGAAACACGAATGGCTAAGTGGCAGATACAGCAACATATGTTCTCCTCTGAGCCTACCAGAAAAAATCATGTACCCAATGGATGTAGATACATGGGGGGAGATTCTAGAAGCAGAACTGGAAAGATAA